From the genome of Candidatus Fermentibacter sp., one region includes:
- a CDS encoding trigger factor: MGHEIISRTGGSAVVRFTAESGMVDSLFAKVRTKINRELKIPGFRPGHIPRSMIDGRFGNLVRAEVADDLREALVASLLDEQDWVLSGRDAAGSDALPVEHEDYVFEQTFTLFELDAPEGYDRLELELPVFDSGEAVERTLEALRWKLVDYRKVDRPSQDLDLVLVDASRPGDAREPEKMALRIGRADLGAGLDALLTGRSPGDSFTARIEFDAAVEGAENGKPTRFEIAEVREPVLPELDDELAKKAGGFQTLEEFRASIRERAEARWRIDRQEMLESQALERILSGMTFEPPAYMVENLTEDLAKNLEGGRDEETDKALREIAARKVREFLVLRAIGIRESIGPTEEEIAKETAGTGSRASSVDRIRNRRTMEYILSKAGIRDAAPAPQPTEEGGQGQGWSWRECEPPVPAD; the protein is encoded by the coding sequence ATGGGTCACGAAATCATCAGCAGGACCGGCGGCTCAGCCGTCGTGCGTTTCACGGCCGAGAGCGGCATGGTCGACTCCCTCTTCGCGAAGGTCAGGACGAAGATAAACAGGGAGCTCAAGATCCCCGGATTCAGGCCCGGCCACATCCCGAGGAGCATGATAGACGGCAGGTTCGGCAACCTGGTCAGGGCCGAGGTGGCCGACGACCTCAGGGAGGCCCTCGTAGCCTCCCTGCTGGACGAGCAGGACTGGGTCCTCTCCGGGCGCGACGCGGCAGGGAGCGATGCTCTGCCCGTCGAGCACGAGGACTATGTCTTCGAGCAGACCTTCACGCTCTTCGAGCTCGATGCCCCCGAAGGCTATGACCGCCTGGAGCTGGAACTGCCGGTGTTCGATTCCGGCGAAGCCGTGGAAAGGACTCTGGAGGCCCTGCGCTGGAAGCTGGTCGACTACCGGAAGGTGGACAGGCCCTCGCAGGACCTCGACCTCGTCCTGGTGGACGCGAGCCGCCCGGGCGACGCCAGGGAGCCCGAGAAGATGGCACTCCGCATCGGAAGGGCCGATCTCGGCGCCGGGCTCGACGCGCTGCTGACCGGACGTTCCCCGGGCGACTCCTTCACTGCCCGGATCGAGTTCGATGCGGCGGTCGAGGGAGCGGAGAACGGCAAGCCCACGAGGTTCGAGATCGCCGAAGTGCGGGAGCCCGTGCTGCCGGAGCTGGACGACGAACTGGCGAAGAAGGCCGGCGGGTTCCAGACCCTCGAGGAGTTCAGGGCTTCGATCCGCGAAAGGGCGGAGGCCCGCTGGAGGATCGACAGGCAGGAGATGCTGGAGTCGCAGGCTCTGGAGAGGATTCTCTCCGGGATGACGTTCGAGCCCCCTGCGTACATGGTGGAGAACCTCACCGAGGATCTGGCGAAGAACCTCGAGGGCGGCCGCGACGAGGAGACCGACAAGGCCCTGAGGGAGATAGCCGCGAGGAAGGTCCGCGAGTTCCTCGTGCTTCGCGCCATCGGCATCAGGGAGTCGATCGGCCCCACCGAGGAGGAGATCGCGAAGGAGACCGCCGGCACCGGGTCCCGGGCGTCGTCCGTCGACAGGATAAGGAACCGCCGGACCATGGAGTACATTCTCTCGAAGGCCGGCATCCGCGATGCGGCTCCCGCGCCGCAGCCGACGGAGGAAGGCGGGCAGGGCCAGGGCTGGTCCTGGAGGGAATGCGAGCCACCCGTCCCTGCGGACTGA
- a CDS encoding ATP-dependent Clp protease proteolytic subunit, translating to MSIIPFVVERVGNTERSYDIYSRLLKERIVFVGDVITNASASVVVAQLLFLAGEDPERDINMYINSPGGIVSSGLAIYDTMNFIKPDVATFCLGSAASMAAVLLSAGAAGKRNILPHARVMLHQPMGGVQGQASDIEIEAREIIKTRHELNRILADHTGQPLEKIEIDTDRNFWMDAGEAVGYGLVDNILNSKRQ from the coding sequence ATGTCGATCATCCCGTTTGTAGTCGAGCGGGTAGGCAATACCGAGAGGTCCTACGACATCTATTCCAGGCTCCTGAAGGAGCGGATCGTGTTCGTGGGCGACGTCATCACCAACGCCAGCGCGAGCGTGGTGGTGGCTCAGCTCCTCTTCCTCGCCGGCGAGGACCCCGAGCGCGACATCAACATGTACATCAACAGCCCCGGGGGCATCGTCTCCTCCGGCCTCGCCATCTACGACACGATGAACTTCATCAAGCCCGACGTGGCCACTTTCTGCCTCGGATCCGCGGCCAGCATGGCCGCCGTGCTGCTCTCGGCCGGCGCAGCGGGCAAGCGGAACATCCTCCCGCACGCCAGGGTGATGCTCCACCAGCCGATGGGCGGCGTGCAGGGGCAGGCCAGCGACATCGAGATCGAGGCGCGCGAGATCATCAAGACGCGCCACGAGCTGAACCGCATCCTGGCCGACCACACCGGACAGCCGCTCGAGAAGATCGAGATCGACACCGACAGGAACTTCTGGATGGATGCGGGCGAGGCGGTAGGGTACGGTCTCGTCGACAACATCCTCAACTCCAAGAGGCAGTGA